A genomic stretch from Plasmodium cynomolgi strain B DNA, chromosome 8, whole genome shotgun sequence includes:
- a CDS encoding helicase (putative), with translation MNGEEEKRQPTNSLDESNPEGYHHHPMRRPNEAHLSASERGPLNVPCENSTKPVPTYYHHENDQACLRQESLLAKWGNYHQDSFGDEQSWGTHPIEDTQNEHLGGGYPSSNSGIGELPNRDSQNGAVFNSFVRVPMNVDQVGMSRVLPHGGSMHMNSWIYHPSQSNQHMVRADHHAYAGMAASVGSSSAANLSGGFPTGYDPRTVGSAHPSVGFHQEGYAAQQGYAVQESYAAQQGYAAQQGYAAQQGYAAKQGYPSKQGYPPRVDNPNGARESYCALPGNNPYAAEAFPNYSDRRRGSFGQYGGGSGGEYPMREAVNRQRYQPGGSGVLGPNGELHYRTYVDEIPASNENGREVTGLEKSPPEVAIQEGGVKPKREKKIQLTEDTQKSAHRNIQKLSIYNSRMEILKMIEDNDITFIQGETGSGKSTCVPKFLLEQNLKEGKEKINIIVTEPRRIACISLSRILSEIMNDKLGNTVGYRIAGEAVYDTEKTLVTYITIGFLFKLFLHHRNIYRKFTHVIIDEIHDRSILLDIVLLFIKVYLHSRKKNEQMFKLIIMSATMQSNLFHSYFEHESISMGSIFIGTKIYSIDTFYIEDIIRYARGGGDGEGGDGEGGDVEGGDGEGGDVEGGDGAGGKRSEVSVQSGRDLPLSGSLTHPPRCEKVIEFILRQKNRRKLHLSRGAEALLQRIKNEYDKSINLFNSKNQRSESNRDIDVEQIIPANVFSNIAELCLELVHNLCLLGDSVLIFLSGMQDITEMYHQLCIIINNNAHKQHVRFHIHILHSCLYDNTIHKLHESDRDSIDIFLSSNIAESSITIPNVRLVIDFCIQKNIEYNSERRAHVLVKKWINKSSMEQRKGRCGRTCHGICIRMISKNFLNLLRDHKVSEIYTHSLHLLYLYILKSMPVLSQLIRGPHKGEGVTETLPDGSANRVDAIPHNKLSMYDVLSMIIEKPSREKIRSTRHELEKMKAVIKIKDKLVISIIGQIMIRFNMSINLCRLLLFGVIMNVTFDTVIIIAIINTNDIFPSFNLYTSKSVYSYGVSLEVSLKQKQYFDGRTYSEPIMLRNVFIEWLCVFSLYVQDLKNQSKFERSHLKGYYVTTCTLMSKKNNINAKKLLCVISSVNNLCKRLLKILSRGSNAYRSAVYLLNLLKGEVPPTRLRSGLQRKGGGEEGGEGGEEGAEGEEGGVGAHRDDPTDEALNWKNVFRVVTRYSCYDPSNENLYLKFLFSLAFTPLFIHGSPLLPIQNETEKKAKGKKLLALLNYMTHQKLNVKNCIYFRGPYYHDLNVLRKALFIMCPYLSFDLLQMKNFYIIHFSDKGGVNKYLNESLPHHGVSPSSCSPAVTDGAESRFSHISGSGNYGVLLGPELRKVLSNTTNAKLYEGTVEKIKRELLHMYGNDTEKNIFQNFHENIIKVVQPVQAIVPVQVNQKDEINNASLCTHIINVFSSGRTCFKIPLWKGFSHGGFHHRSGASRVSNYFNHQYEMKKPKHLFLVKWTLLNTDNYKISKREKAEREVRRAERQAQKRGHGGAAQTRGQATGKNKGDRVGCTDCHAEQCEEEEKKKKKKKKKEAGEDGAPPKCADQDGANSEEPKGEAALHSCSSDCSDLSNKGKQKKMKCNLSFKSILGFLSLCPFDYDAERRIYKRQTQEIFAVCSSIDYSCTNDTYTWVNYATVIPNKYFVTFFLSSLPYHDNVILNTRTNLRGVDVLSVKIFDSKEIVILDVRKKKSKRGDSTAVDGDNRGVASEATSSGTVSPSSLSINKYDLLRINYLRYCFSNFLFFLTWVYNNRDEEEEYRMEATPLGGKHTSTALPRPPSGQASTEQIAQPRAEGSKQAQGKRQTGSTGDGGGGGGYNGGDAGIDNGDDAGGKADPDGTDEVNEPEEYFSEDDAVSDVEENRVLRESPYISRVIQNLIEENNREEINYDLYAVGREGGSGDSGDSGDSGEWGERGEWGERGEWGERGEWGERGEWSDSGGDGPALPSGRGRRAQFNPSFLRASENLLTLDAAWNEGKGAHLLKMYDHLHSYLTSPNDPSLANTSPREKFQTCLSSVKKCHVNNNFSLQILQSVNAYAKDCTSEEFLFFNPINLGPMEDLNYLLRCMYYEECAPEGQP, from the exons ATGAACGgcgaggaggaaaaaaggcagcCCACTAATAGTTTGGATGAGAGTAACCCAGAGGGGTATCACCATCATCCGATGCGAAGACCTAATGAAGCCCATTTGAGTGCATCCGAGAGGGGGCCTCTAAACGTCCCATGTGAAAATAGTACAAAACCCGTCCCAACATATTACCACCACGAGAATGACCAGGCGTGCTTGAGGCAAGAATCGTTGCTTGCTAAATGGGGGAATTATCACCAGGATTCTTTTGGAGATGAACAGTCGTGGGGAACTCACCCAATAGAAGATACTCAAAATGAGCACCTCGGGGGGGGATACCCATCCAGTAATAGTGGCATAGGAGAATTACCCAATAGAGATTCGCAAAATGGAGCCGTTTTTAACAGCTTCGTGAGGGTCCCCATGAACGTGGACCAAGTCGGAATGAGTAGAGTGCTTCCCCATGGTGGTAGCATGCACATGAACAGCTGGATCTATCACCCTAGTCAGAGCAACCAACATATGGTTCGGGCCGACCATCACGCTTATGCAGGCATGGCTGCGTCTGTTGGTTCTTCCTCCGCTGCTAACTTATCCGGAGGCTTCCCCACAGGTTACGACCCGCGAACGGTTGGTAGTGCGCACCCGTCCGTGGGATTCCATCAGGAGGGTTATGCGGCCCAGCAGGGGTATGCCGTCCAGGAGAGTTATGCCGCCCAGCAGGGGTATGCGGCCCAGCAGGGGTATGCGGCCCAGCAGGGGTATGCCGCCAAGCAGGGATATCCCTCCAAGCAGGGGTACCCCCCCCGTGTTGACAACCCAAACGGCGCCCGAGAAAGCTACTGCGCCTTGCCAGGGAACAACCCCTACGCAGCGGAAGCGTTCCCAAATTATAGTGACCGACGTAGAGGCAGCTTTGGCCAGTACGGAGGTGGCAGTGGGGGGGAGTATCCCATGCGGGAGGCAGTGAACAGGCAGAGGTACCAACCCGGAGGAAGTGGTGTGCTGGGCCCTAATGGAGAATTGCATTATAGGACCTACGTTGATGAGA TACCAGCCAGTAATGAGAACGGCCGAGAAGTAACCGGTTTGGAGAAAAGCCCCCCAGAAGTAGCCATCCAAGAAGGGGGGGTCAAAccaaaaagagagaaaaaaatccagcTGACGGAGGACACACAGAAGAGTGCCCATAGGAATATACAGAAGCTTTCTATATATAACTCTAGaatggaaattttaaaaatgatcgAAGATAATGACATCACATTCATTCAAGGTGAAACGGGTTCAGGGAAATCAACATGTGTGCCCAAGTTCCTGCTGGAACAGAATCTgaaagaagggaaagaaaaaataaatatcatcGTAACTGAACCGAGAAGAATCGCTTGCATTTCTTTGTCAAGGATTCTTTCAGAAATTATGAACGACAAGCTAGGTAACACAGTAGGTTATAGAATCGCTGGTGAGGCAGTCTATGACACCGAGAAAACCCTGGTCACATACATAACTATTGGATTTCTTTTTAAGTTGTTTCTTCATCATCGAAATATTTATAGGAAATTTACTCATGTCATCATTGATGAGATTCACGACCGGAGTATCCTCCTTGACATAGTCTTGCTTTTCATTAAGGTATACCTGCACagtaggaagaaaaacgagcAGATGTTCAAGCTGATCATAATGTCTGCGACCATGCAGAGTAATCTGTTCCATTCGTACTTTGAACATGAGAGCATCTCCATGGGATCTATTTTTATTGGCACCAAGATTTACAGCATTGATACGTTTTATATAGAGGACATAATTCGATACGCGCGCGGAGGGGGCGACGGTGAAGGGGGCGACGGTGAAGGGGGTGACGTTGAAGGGGGCGACGGTGAGGGGGGTGACGTTGAAGGGGGCGACGGTGCAGGGGGCAAACGCAGCGAAGTGTCTGTGCAGTCAGGGAGGGACTTACCACTAAGTGGCTCGTTAACCCACCCACCCCGGTGCGAAAAGGTAATCGAATTCATCCTGCGCCAGAAGAACCGCAGGAAGCTGCACCTATCCAGGGGCGCAGAAGCACTGCTGCAAAGAATAAAGAACGAATACGACAAGAGCATAAACCTGTTCAACTCCAAAAATCAGAGGAGCGAGTCGAATAGAGACATAGATGTAGAACAAATAATACCAGCCAACGTCTTTTCTAACATCGCGGAGCTGTGTCTCGAGCTAGTGCATAACTTGTGCCTTCTCGGAGACAGCGTCCTGATTTTCCTCTCAGGAATGCAGGACATAACCGAAATGTATCATCAACTGTgcattattattaacaacAACGCACACAAGCAACACGTCAGATTCCACATACATATACTTCACAGCTGCCTTTACGACAATACGATTCACAAATTACACGAAAGTGACAGAGATAGCATTGACATTTTTCTCTCGTCTAACATCGCGGAGAGTTCAATCACCATCCCAAATGTCAGACTAGTCATCGATTTCTGTATACAAAAGAATATAGAATATAATTCGGAGAGGAGAGCACACGTATTAGTAAAGAAATGGATTAATAAGTCTTCAATGGAACAGAGGAAGGGAAGGTGTGGTAGGACATGTCATGGGATATGCATTCGGATGATTAgtaagaattttttgaatCTCTTAAGGGATCACAAAGTTAGCGAGATTTACACCCATAGTCTACACTTGCTGTATCTTTACATATTAAAAAGCATGCCGGTGTTGAGTCAACTGATAAGGGGACCCcacaaaggggagggggtCACGGAGACTCTACCTGATGGGTCAGCCAACAGAGTGGATGCAATTCCCCACAATAAGCTAAGCATGTACGATGTGCTCAGTATGATTATTGAGAAGCCatcaagggaaaaaatacgaagCACGAGACATGAgctagaaaaaatgaaggcagtGATTAAAATAAAGGACAAGCTAGTCATATCTATAATTGGACAGATCATGATCCGATTCAACATGAGCATAAATCTCTGTCGACTGCTCCTCTTCGGTGTCATAATGAACGTAACATTCGATACGGTAATTATAATCGCCATCATCAACACGAATGATATATTTCCATCCTTCAATTTGTATACTTCGAAGAGTGTATACTCTTATGGGGTGTCTTTGGAAGTGTCCCTGAAGCAGAAGCAGTACTTTGATGGCAGAACGTATTCTGAACCCATTATGCTTCGGAACGTCTTTATCGAATGGCTATGTGTATTTTCCTTGTACGTCCAGGATCTAAAAAATCAAAGCAAGTTTGAGAGGTCGCACTTGAAGGGCTACTATGTCACCACGTGTACTTTAATGagtaagaaaaataacataaatgcGAAGAAGCTGCTCTGTGTGATAAGCAGCGTTAACAATCTGTGCAAGCGATTGTTAAAAATTCTTAGCAGAGGTAGCAATGCGTATAGGTCGGCGGTCTACCTCTTGAATCTGCTCAAGGGGGAAGTGCCTCCCACGCGTCTGCGCAGCGGATTGCAACGTaagggaggaggggaagaaggaggagagggaggagaagaaggagcagagggagaagaaggaggggtGGGTGCCCATCGCGATGATCCCACAGATGAAGCCCTAAATTGGAAGAACGTCTTCCGCGTCGTCACCAGGTACTCATGCTACGACCCATCGAATGAGAACCTTTATTTGAAGTTTCTGTTTTCCCTTGCCTTCACCCCCCTGTTTATCCACGGGTCTCCACTTTTACCTATCCAAaacgaaacagaaaaaaaggccaaggggaagaagctgcTCGCCCTACTAAACTACATGACTCACCAAAAGttgaacgtaaaaaattgcatatacTTTAGGGGGCCCTACTACCACGACCTCAACGTCTTAAGGAAGGCTCTCTTCATCATGTGTCCCTATTTATCCTTCGATTTGCTGcagatgaaaaatttttacattattcatttttcggACAAGGGGGGGGTGAACAAGTACTTGAATGAGTCTCTTCCCCACCACGGggtttccccctcctcctgctcccCTGCTGTCACCGACGGGGCAGAGTCGCGGTTCAGCCACATCAGCGGTAGCGGCAACTATGGAGTGCTACTTGGGCCTGAACTTAGAAAGGTCCTTTCAAACACGACGAATGCAAAACTGTATGAAGGGAcagttgaaaaaataaaaagggagctTCTTCACATGTACGGAAACGAcacagagaaaaatatttttcaaaattttcatgaaaatatcattaaagTGGTACAGCCCGTCCAAGCCATAGTCCCCGTGCAAGTAAACCAGAAGGACGAGATTAATAACGCTTCTCTGTGTACTCACATTATTAACGTATTTTCGAGTGGCCGTACTTGTTTTAAAATTCCCTTGTGGAAGGGCTTCTCTCATGGCGGTTTTCATCATCGGTCCGGTGCATCTCGGGTCAGTAACTATTTCAACCACCAGTATGAGATGAAGAAGCCGAAGCATTTGTTCCTTGTGAAGTGGACCCTGCTGAACACGGATAATTACAAGATTAGCAAACGGGAGAAGGCGGAAAGGGAGGTGCGGCGCGCGGAGCGCCAGGCGCAGAAGCGGGGGCACGGCGGAGCGGCCCAAACGAGGGGACAAGCGACAGGGAAGAACAAGGGCGACCGCGTGGGGTGCACCGATTGCCATGCTGAGCAGtgcgaggaggaggagaagaagaagaagaagaagaagaagaaggaggcgGGTGAGGATGGTGCCCCCCCCAAGTGTGCCGACCAGGACGGTGCCAACTCAGAAGAGCCTAAGGGAGAAGCCGCTTTACATAGCTGCAGCTCCGATTGCTCCGACCTGAGCAataaagggaaacaaaaaaaaatgaagtgcaACTTGAGTTTCAAGTCCATCCTTGGCTTTCTATCCCTGTGCCCATTTGATTACGATGCAGAAAGGAGGATATACAAAAGACAGACGCAAGAAATATTTGCAGTCTGCTCAAGCATCGATTACAGTTGCACCAATGATACATACACGTGGGTCAATTACGCCACCGTTATTCCaaacaaatattttgtaaccttttttctttcgtctCTACCCTACCATGATAACGTTATCCTAAACACCAGAACAAATTTGAGAGGGGTCGACGTTTTGTCAGTAAAGATATTCGATTCAAAAGAGATAGTCATTCTTGAcgtgaggaagaagaaatccAAGAGGGGTGACTCCACTGCTGTTGATGGGGATAATAGAGGAGTGGCATCGGAAGCGACCAGCTCAGGCACTGTCTCCCCAAGCTCATTATCCATTAACAAATACGACTTACTGCGCATCAATTATTTGCGGTACtgcttttccaattttttattttttctcacgtGGGTGTATAACAACcgggatgaggaggaggagtacCGCATGGAGGCCACCCCTCTGGGGGGGAAACACACCTCTACGGCATTGCCGAGACCCCCAAGTGGTCAAGCGAGCACCGAGCAGATAGCCCAGCCGCGCGCGGAAGGGTCGAAACAGGCGcaggggaagcggcaaacTGGCAGCACCGGTGACGGTGGCGGTGGTGGCGGCTATAATGGCGGTGATGCTGGTATTGATAATGGCGATGATGCAGGAGGGAAGGCGGACCCCGACGGGACAGACGAGGTAAACGAGCCGGAGGAGTATTTCAGCGAAGACGACGCAGTGAGCGACGTGGAGGAAAATCGCGTGCTGAGGGAAAGCCCCTACATCAGTAGAgttatacaaaatttaattgaagaaaataatcgGGAGGAAATCAACTACGACCTGTACGCAGTGGGGCGCGAGGGTGGCAGCGGTGATAGCGGTGATAGCGGTGATAGCGGCGAATGGGGTGAACGCGGTGAATGGGGCGAACGCGGTGAATGGGGCGAACGCGGTGAATGGGGCGAACGCGGTGAATGGAGTGACAGCGGTGGCGACGGCCCTGCGCTGCCGAGCGGACGGGGAAGGCGAGCACAATTCAACCCAAGCTTCCTTCGTGCAAgtgaaaatttattaacctTGGACGCAGCATGGAATGAAGGCAAAGGGGCACATCTCCTAAAGATGTATGACCACCTGCACAGTTACCTAACCTCCCCAAATGACCCATCATTAGCTAACACTTCACCTCGAGAGAAATTTCAAACATGCTTATCCTCTGTGAAGAAGTGCCACGTGAACAATAACTTCTCTCTTCAGATTTTGCAGTCCGTGAATGCATATGCGAAGGACTGCACATCGGAAGagttcctattttttaatccGATCAATTTGGGGCCAATGGAAGACTTGAATTATCTCCTGCGGTGCATGTACTACGAGGAGTGCGCTCCGGAAGGGCAGCCCTGA
- a CDS encoding hypothetical protein (putative) codes for MNVMRRILFALLAVSSTVAHCREVKDKLFKAIKKNTAFLVLNEPIVDLGFSEGLLHTLLFDLEIGDNLYTLDENLLNQKNLKHTSVFHLLKDVYKQVEGNQKGEVNQKGESSQKGGDAIRVHPLNLEPLLRKFNKYIYNGQSHEKGDIDVGGILREYNEEVQGKRAARGSMSSGSGSGSGGAGDSSGGERPAKGIPAKDLVERMLQDELDFLSSDDKEGSDKFVKPGDTYKGLFVGYGFGDQVPPGGSGTPEESGTPFPSLNSGIIMDITLLRRLYIHLVENSPSENLKLIKDNVRELSNYIGKYLQVKLTPFENACLTDRDNVFLVENEGGTNYDVYRYYLVLHLFRDYKKDNNVYKEDHTGGTKSGMVMTPTDEERPTDVELAQLIITYFNLAYPISTCASYSTRSNQETYVDYDNYHLMSIENEIKLEKYIKETEDVQYNSIDEYKRKLSQINQKYDTLFDQSQRNWTHKNILLAIVTSAETEHRIAYVKNTYDNKKNTERVFNMYQGHGGGEENLKDSPGGAKERDQHGGAKERDQPGGTKAKDQPGGTKAKDQPGGTKAKDQPEGTNAKGQPSSKENILNHDFLKSAFENENVEFEIIYFSDKESKEYDETLHLEEEGDKKVDSPNYEELLGKKEKNLIYYLYEEYVRKNSTIDFFFISHDDTFVNVKTLIDVINLTRNECTHSRRHMFRKYVKSFDHMDDREAIFLKNFGNKYLHLYRYLKTNFVKTINALKGYDYVPSYCKGAGGGKAAFGGAPLTSVPLYIGKRFSRNSFAGDESSFFHYLAGAAGMVLNGEAVKKIYFCKGACDVDASPGAASSGATSPGECGARLLNDAALGQWAKGLGILPINFEGFFPNGPEEYPEDYLSTITPVSFHNLNEGRTVEETKEAFFHHLVSPSERKNKTNHVEADIYVDYLDRNYKNTIDNIFHFFFYVNKVKESCTSDESITKTTERIYNKMGSSKKFNHLFDMTTFFTRDVEDMLYFQNRSATKGSLNKGEGSKGEGSTGEGGKEKGSKEQRSKEQGSKGTYTNNYVQRKDVPVGGDESDGHRHPGREDFGNLGEADYLGEADYLGDADDFGEEDHLGGMEGLGSLDDLDEEEQFDDDDYDYEKYLDGIQAHKKGTGRGRMDDPTDAPEWGGDDQGDQGDQGDHGDQGDQGDHGDQGDHGDHDDHDNHDDNGDDLNLPPEGGEL; via the exons ATGAACGTGATGAGGAGGATACTCTTTGCCCTGCTGGCAGTAAGCAGCACAGTGGCCCATTGCAGGGAAGTGAAGGACAAACTATTTAaagccataaaaaaaaacacggcATTTTTAGTACTCAACGAACCCATTGTGGATCTAGGGTTCAGTGAAGGGTTACTCCACACCCTACTGTTCGACTTGGAGATCGGAGACAACCTTTACACCCTGGACGAAAATCTTTtgaatcaaaaaaatttgaagcatACCAGTGTTTTTCACCTGTTAAAGGATGTATATAAGCAGGTGGAGGGCAACCAGAAGGGGGAGGTCAACCAGAAGGGGGAGAGCAGCCAGAAGGGGGGAGACGCCATTAG AGTGCACCCTCTAAACCTGGAGCCTCTTCTGAGGAAGtttaacaaatatatttacaacgGGCAGAGTCACGAAAAGGGGGACATAGACGTGGGGGGGATTCTCAGGGAGTACAATGAGGAGGTGCAGGGGAAGCGGGCCGCGCGGGGCAGCATGAGCAGTGGGAGTGGGAGTGGGAGCGGCGGCGCGGGTGACAGCTCGGGTGGGGAACGTCCCGCCAAGGGGATCCCCGCCAAGGACCTCGTCGAGCGCATGCTGCAGGACGAACTGGACTTCCTTTCGAGTGACGACAAGGAAGGGAGTGACAAGTTTGTGAAGCCAGGGGACACGTACAAGGGGCTCTTCGTTGGCTACGGATTTGGTGACCAAGTCCCCCCCGGAGGAAGTGGGACCCCCGAAGAAAGTGGGACCCCCTTCCCCTCCCTAAATAGCGGCATCATAATGGACATCACTCTGTTAAGGCGCCTTTACATCCATTTGGTGGAAAATTCCCCCTCCGAGAATTTAAAGCTAATAAAAGACAACGTACGTGAGCTCTCCAACTACATTGGGAAATACCTGCAGGTGAAGCTAACCCCATTTGAAAATGCTTGTCTCACCGATAGGGACAACGTCTTCCTTGTTGAGAACGAAGGGGGAACCAACTACGACGTGTATAGGTATTACCTCGTGCTGCATTTATTTAGGGAttacaaaaaggataataaTGTCTACAAGGAGGATCATACAGGGGGGACGAAGAGTGGGATGGTGATGACCCCCACTGATGAAGAACGACCAACGGATGTAGAACTGGCACAACTAATCATTACCTACTTCAACCTTGCTTATCCTATATCTACATGCGCAAGTTATTCTACTCGTTCCAATCAGGAGACATACGTAGACTACGATAATTACCACCTCATGAGCAtcgaaaatgaaattaagtTAGAGAAGTATATCAAAGAAACAGAAGACGTCCAATACAACTCTATCGATGAATATAAAAGGAAGTTAAGTCAGATTaatcaaaaatatgataCCCTTTTTGATCAAAGTCAACGTAATTGGACTcacaaaaatattcttcttgCGATTGTAACGAGTGCAGAAACGGAACATCGAATAGCTTACGTGAAGAATACCTATgataataagaaaaacacaGAGAGGGTGTTCAATATGTATCAGGGCcacggggggggagaggaaaacTTGAAGGACTCACCTGGAGGGGCAAAAGAGAGGGACCAACATGGAGGGGCAAAAGAGAGGGACCAACCTGGAGGAACCAAAGCGAAGGACCAACCTGGAGGAACCAAAGCGAAGGACCAACCTGGAGGAACCAAAGCGAAGGACCAACCTGAAGGAACCAACGCGAAGGGCCAACCAAGCTCAAAAGAAAACATCCTCAATCACGACTTCCTCAAAAGCGCCTTCGAAAATGAGAACGTAGAATTCGAAATAATTTACTTCTCCGACAAGGAAAGTAAAGAGTATGATGAGACTCTCCAcctggaggaggaaggagacaAAAAAGTGGACTCTCCAAATTATGAGGAATTATtgggaaagaaggaaaaaaatttaatttattaccTTTATGAAGAATACGTTAGGAAGAACTCTAcaatagatttttttttcatttctcatGATGATACCTTTGTTAATGTGAAGACTTTAATCGATGTGATAAACCTAACTCGTAACGAATGCACTCACTCGAGGAGACACATGTTTAGGAAATACGTCAAATCATTTGACCACATGGATGATAGGGaagctatttttttgaaaaactttggcaacaaatatttacacCTCTACAGGTACTTGAAAACGAACTTTGTCAAAACGATTAACGCGTTGAAGGGATACGATTACGTGCCGTCTTACTGCAAAGGcgcggggggaggaaaagcTGCGTTTGGCGGGGCCCCTCTCACTAGTGTGCCACTTTACATCGGGAAGAGATTCTCGCGCAACTCCTTCGCAGGGGATGAAAGCAGCTTCTTCCACTACTTGGCGGGTGCTGCAGGGATGGTGCTCAACGGGGAGGCTGTGAAAAAGATCTACTTCTGCAAGGGGGCCTGCGATGTGGACGCTTCCCCCGGGGCCGCTTCCTCTGGGGCCACTTCCCCTGGCGAGTGCGGCGCGCGCCTGCTGAACGACGCCGCTCTTGGACAATGGGCCAAGGGGTTGGGCATCCTACCCATCAACTTCGAAGGCTTCTTCCCCAATGGCCCCGAAGAATACCCCGAAGATTACCTAAGCACGATCACGCCCGTATCTTTTCATAATCTGAATGAAGGGAGGACCGTTGAAGAAACGAAGGAGGCATTCTTTCACCATCTAGTTAGTCCTAGCGAACgaaagaacaaaacgaaCCACGTGGAGGCAGACATATATGTGGATTACCTCGAtaggaattacaaaaatacaatcgataatatttttcactttttcttctatgtTAATAAGGTCAAAGAGAGTTGTACGTCCGATGAGTCTATAACCAAAACGACGGAACGGAtttacaacaaaatggggtctagcaaaaaatttaatcacCTCTTTGACATGACTACCTTCTTTACGAGGGACGTCGAAGATATGCTTTACTTCCAGAACAGGTCAGCTACCAAGGGGAGCCTTAACAAGGGAGAGGGTAgcaagggggagggaagcacGGGAGAGGGTGGCaaggaaaagggaagcaaGGAACAGAGAAGCAAGGAACAGGGAAGCAAGGGAACGTATACCAACAATTACGTGCAGCGGAAGGATGTACCAGTTGGGGGAGATGAGTCAGATGGGCACCGCCACCCTGGAAGGGAAGACTTCGGCAACCTTGGGGAAGCGGACTACTTGGGAGAAGCGGACTACTTGGGAGATGCGGACGACTTCGGGGAGGAGGACCACCTGGGCGGCATGGAGGGCTTGGGGTCGCTGGACGATCTGGACGAAGAGGAGCAGTTCGATGATGATGATTACGactatgaaaaatatttggatGGGATACAGGCGCATAAAAAGGGCACCGGGCGCGGCCGTATGGATGACCCGACGGATGCCCCCGAGTGGGGTGGCGACGATCAAGGCGATCAAGGCGATCAAGGCGATCACGGCGATCAAGGCGATCAAGGCGATCACGGCGATCAAGGCGATCACGGCGACCATGACGATCACGACAACCATGACGACAACGGCGACGATTTGAATCTGCCCCCTGAAGGAGGCGAATTATAG